Proteins co-encoded in one Brassica oleracea var. oleracea cultivar TO1000 chromosome C4, BOL, whole genome shotgun sequence genomic window:
- the LOC106336948 gene encoding uncharacterized protein LOC106336948 isoform X5, whose translation MLQWMGGSRRKVAASHTSVKKRQKQYFEQRRRQQHQFTAGSGSCSNDRNSSNQHQSLDILNFINLSTPATPECKPSRPEDVKEVVEDRDASFYSLKDNITGVGSSFNNKAETSSSKRISLSLPDNQTNDFKKANTTADLMGGTERKLSVFDLVGDDHTTTNRKECSPSEPHMAFSVEGLGKINTETPPNSPQPSSRNFSYGCSSPWNDSGQPTSNVRERLSDFEKERDIIESSKMFQDDKHYRSPIDIQATYGGRSQKLRTSTDHLHKPYISDSRGYLCDTADFNKSRVFDENEWNAKPTFLDDGVGRFYWKDQQPRQENRNFNNYGRHYTGSRSSAEHHATKKRDYLETTWRSNIEGSPVRRPQRLERAIDHPSFEKETTLDFNFDKVFDPPVWSSVVLEEDKDSHSLRSEESCSSSAVWANETSISHETNTRQRKGETDSFCNLGNKKYLNNGLSYESWEDWDVDDQQLKRKVGSGKQVRLSNPGMLRSTSQRDSSSRGGLDAPYNWFAEGFTAAGISSDITTERDKPYPFLNPVVGSSHRRQSRAPDSIPETWVPKYSAEGSGYGDDEHNYMNCVSANHKSKLAGDVCSFGSDTLSENDNEQSKEVNDPKNQGDETSSSVAKSLSDENEYM comes from the exons ATGCTTCAATGGATGGGAGGATCGAGGCGGAAAGTAGCCGCT TCGCATACATCGGTGAAGAAGAG GCAAAAACAATACTTTGAGCAGAGGAGACGGCAACAGCATCAGTTCACGGCTGGGTCTGGGAGCTGTAGTAATGATAGAAACAGTAGTAATCAACACCAATCTTTGGATATTCTCAATTTCATCAACTTGTCAACTCCTGCTACTCCTGAATGCAAACCTTCTCGTCCAGAAGATG TGAAAGAAGTAGTGGAAGATCGGGATGCTAGTTTCTACAGTCTGAAGGACAACATTACAGGAGTAG GAAGTTCATTTAACAATAAAGCAGAAACTAGTTCCTCAAAGAG GATTTCGCTTAGTCTCCCTGACAACCAGACAAATGATTTTAAGAAAGCGAACACAACAGCGGATCTGATGGGCGGCACAGAGCGGA AGTTATCCGTCTTTGATTTGGTTGGTGATGATCACACAACAACCAATCGGAAAGAATGTTCTCCATCTGAGCCTCACATGGCATTTTCAGTTGAAG GTTTAGGTAAAATAAACACGGAAACTCCGCCTAATTCTCCACAACCATCAAGCAG AAACTTTTCGTACGGGTGCTCCTCTCCATGGAATGATTCCGGTCAACCGACATCAAACGTCAGGGAAAGGCTCAGCGACTTTGAGAAGGAAAGG GACATCATTGAAAGTAGCAAAATGTTCCAAGATGACAAACATTATAGGTCTCCCATCGACATACAAGCTACATATGGGGGCAGAAGTCAAAAACTGCGCACTTCCACTGATCACTTGCACAAACCATATATCAGCGACTCAAGAGGCTACTTATGTGACACTGCAGATTTCAACAAAAGCAGGGTATTTGATGAAAACGAGTGGAATG CTAAACCCACCTTTCTAGATGACGGGGTGGGCAGATTTTACTGGAAGGACCAACAGCCACGTCAAGAGAACCGTAATTTCAACAATTATGGAAGGCATTACACTGGGAGCCGCTCTTCTGCAGAACACCATGCTACAAAGAAGAG GGATTACCTGGAAACGACCTGGAGGTCCAACATCGAAG GTTCACCAGTTCGAAGACCACAGCGTCTAGAAAGGGCCATCGATCATCCGAGTTTTGAAAAGGAAAC AACCCTCGACTTTAACTTTGACAAAGTATTTGACCCACCGGTTTGGTCATCCGTTGTACTTGAGGAAGACAAAGACAGCCATAGCTTGCGTAG TGAAGAATCTTGCTCGTCTAGTGCAG TTTGGGCCAATGAAACCTCCATTTCACATGAGACCAATACAAGACAGAGGAAAGGGGAAACTGATTCTTTTTGCAACCTGGGAAACAAGAAGTATTTGAATAATGGCCTTTCCTATGAATCTTGGGAAGACTGGGATGTGGATGATCAACAACTGAAGAGAAAAGTTGGGTCTGGAAAGCAGGTCAGACTATCAAACCCAGGAATGTTGAGATCTACCAGTCAGAGAGACTCCTCTTCCCGTGGTGGTCTCGACGCCCCTTACAATTGGTTTGCAGAAGGATTTACAGCTGCAGGCATAAGCTCAG ATATTACAACCGAGAGAGACAAACCATATCCTTTCCTAAACCCCGTTGTTGGTAGCTCGCACCGGCGTCAATCTCGAGCCCCTGATTCTATTCCGGAAACATGGGTCCCTAAGTATTCAGCAGAAGGCAGTGGATATGGTGATGATGAACACAACTACATGAACTGTGTATCAGCAAACCATAAATCTAAACTAGCAGGAGACGTATGCAGTTTTGGGAGTGATACGTTATCAGAGAACGATAATGAACAAAGCAAAGAAGTGAATGATCCAAAAAATCAGGGAGATGAGACCTCATCATCCGTTGCAAAGAGCCTCTCAGACGAAAATGAGTAT ATGTAA
- the LOC106336948 gene encoding uncharacterized protein LOC106336948 isoform X3 yields the protein MLQWMGGSRRKVAASHTSVKKRQKQYFEQRRRQQHQFTAGSGSCSNDRNSSNQHQSLDILNFINLSTPATPECKPSRPEDVKEVVEDRDASFYSLKDNITGVGSSFNNKAETSSSKRISLSLPDNQTNDFKKANTTADLMGGTERKLSVFDLVGDDHTTTNRKECSPSEPHMAFSVEGLGKINTETPPNSPQPSSRNFSYGCSSPWNDSGQPTSNVRERLSDFEKERDIIESSKMFQDDKHYRSPIDIQATYGGRSQKLRTSTDHLHKPYISDSRGYLCDTADFNKSRVFDENEWNAKPTFLDDGVGRFYWKDQQPRQENRNFNNYGRHYTGSRSSAEHHATKKRDYLETTWRSNIEGSPVRRPQRLERAIDHPSFEKETTLDFNFDKVFDPPVWSSVVLEEDKDSHSLRSEESCSSSAVWANETSISHETNTRQRKGETDSFCNLGNKKYLNNGLSYESWEDWDVDDQQLKRKVGSGKQVRLSNPGMLRSTSQRDSSSRGGLDAPYNWFAEGFTAAGISSDITTERDKPYPFLNPVVGSSHRRQSRAPDSIPETWVPKYSAEGSGYGDDEHNYMNCVSANHKSKLAGDVCSFGSDTLSENDNEQSKEVNDPKNQGDETSSSVAKSLSDENECNPNKEVVKARHQGNRGGEKTSRDSHQQMIMLERRTLQFVCLNKTLLLDSLKT from the exons ATGCTTCAATGGATGGGAGGATCGAGGCGGAAAGTAGCCGCT TCGCATACATCGGTGAAGAAGAG GCAAAAACAATACTTTGAGCAGAGGAGACGGCAACAGCATCAGTTCACGGCTGGGTCTGGGAGCTGTAGTAATGATAGAAACAGTAGTAATCAACACCAATCTTTGGATATTCTCAATTTCATCAACTTGTCAACTCCTGCTACTCCTGAATGCAAACCTTCTCGTCCAGAAGATG TGAAAGAAGTAGTGGAAGATCGGGATGCTAGTTTCTACAGTCTGAAGGACAACATTACAGGAGTAG GAAGTTCATTTAACAATAAAGCAGAAACTAGTTCCTCAAAGAG GATTTCGCTTAGTCTCCCTGACAACCAGACAAATGATTTTAAGAAAGCGAACACAACAGCGGATCTGATGGGCGGCACAGAGCGGA AGTTATCCGTCTTTGATTTGGTTGGTGATGATCACACAACAACCAATCGGAAAGAATGTTCTCCATCTGAGCCTCACATGGCATTTTCAGTTGAAG GTTTAGGTAAAATAAACACGGAAACTCCGCCTAATTCTCCACAACCATCAAGCAG AAACTTTTCGTACGGGTGCTCCTCTCCATGGAATGATTCCGGTCAACCGACATCAAACGTCAGGGAAAGGCTCAGCGACTTTGAGAAGGAAAGG GACATCATTGAAAGTAGCAAAATGTTCCAAGATGACAAACATTATAGGTCTCCCATCGACATACAAGCTACATATGGGGGCAGAAGTCAAAAACTGCGCACTTCCACTGATCACTTGCACAAACCATATATCAGCGACTCAAGAGGCTACTTATGTGACACTGCAGATTTCAACAAAAGCAGGGTATTTGATGAAAACGAGTGGAATG CTAAACCCACCTTTCTAGATGACGGGGTGGGCAGATTTTACTGGAAGGACCAACAGCCACGTCAAGAGAACCGTAATTTCAACAATTATGGAAGGCATTACACTGGGAGCCGCTCTTCTGCAGAACACCATGCTACAAAGAAGAG GGATTACCTGGAAACGACCTGGAGGTCCAACATCGAAG GTTCACCAGTTCGAAGACCACAGCGTCTAGAAAGGGCCATCGATCATCCGAGTTTTGAAAAGGAAAC AACCCTCGACTTTAACTTTGACAAAGTATTTGACCCACCGGTTTGGTCATCCGTTGTACTTGAGGAAGACAAAGACAGCCATAGCTTGCGTAG TGAAGAATCTTGCTCGTCTAGTGCAG TTTGGGCCAATGAAACCTCCATTTCACATGAGACCAATACAAGACAGAGGAAAGGGGAAACTGATTCTTTTTGCAACCTGGGAAACAAGAAGTATTTGAATAATGGCCTTTCCTATGAATCTTGGGAAGACTGGGATGTGGATGATCAACAACTGAAGAGAAAAGTTGGGTCTGGAAAGCAGGTCAGACTATCAAACCCAGGAATGTTGAGATCTACCAGTCAGAGAGACTCCTCTTCCCGTGGTGGTCTCGACGCCCCTTACAATTGGTTTGCAGAAGGATTTACAGCTGCAGGCATAAGCTCAG ATATTACAACCGAGAGAGACAAACCATATCCTTTCCTAAACCCCGTTGTTGGTAGCTCGCACCGGCGTCAATCTCGAGCCCCTGATTCTATTCCGGAAACATGGGTCCCTAAGTATTCAGCAGAAGGCAGTGGATATGGTGATGATGAACACAACTACATGAACTGTGTATCAGCAAACCATAAATCTAAACTAGCAGGAGACGTATGCAGTTTTGGGAGTGATACGTTATCAGAGAACGATAATGAACAAAGCAAAGAAGTGAATGATCCAAAAAATCAGGGAGATGAGACCTCATCATCCGTTGCAAAGAGCCTCTCAGACGAAAATGA ATGTAACCCGAACAAGGAGGTTGTGAAAGCTCGGCATCAAGGAAACAGAG GTGGAGAAAAGACAAGTAGAGACTCGCACCAACAAATGATAATGCTGGAAAGACGCACGCTTCAATTCGTTTGTTTAAACAAGACATTGCTCCTTGACTCTTTAAAAACTTAG
- the LOC106336948 gene encoding uncharacterized protein LOC106336948 isoform X4 — MLQWMGGSRRKVAASHTSVKKRQKQYFEQRRRQQHQFTAGSGSCSNDRNSSNQHQSLDILNFINLSTPATPECKPSRPEDVKEVVEDRDASFYSLKDNITGVGSSFNNKAETSSSKRISLSLPDNQTNDFKKANTTADLMGGTERKLSVFDLVGDDHTTTNRKECSPSEPHMAFSVEGLGKINTETPPNSPQPSSRNFSYGCSSPWNDSGQPTSNVRERLSDFEKERDIIESSKMFQDDKHYRSPIDIQATYGGRSQKLRTSTDHLHKPYISDSRGYLCDTADFNKSRVFDENEWNDDGVGRFYWKDQQPRQENRNFNNYGRHYTGSRSSAEHHATKKRDYLETTWRSNIEGSPVRRPQRLERAIDHPSFEKETTLDFNFDKVFDPPVWSSVVLEEDKDSHSLRSEESCSSSAVWANETSISHETNTRQRKGETDSFCNLGNKKYLNNGLSYESWEDWDVDDQQLKRKVGSGKQVRLSNPGMLRSTSQRDSSSRGGLDAPYNWFAEGFTAAGISSDITTERDKPYPFLNPVVGSSHRRQSRAPDSIPETWVPKYSAEGSGYGDDEHNYMNCVSANHKSKLAGDVCSFGSDTLSENDNEQSKEVNDPKNQGDETSSSVAKSLSDENEYVRCNPNKEVVKARHQGNRGGEKTSRDSHQQMIMLERRTLQFVCLNKTLLLDSLKT; from the exons ATGCTTCAATGGATGGGAGGATCGAGGCGGAAAGTAGCCGCT TCGCATACATCGGTGAAGAAGAG GCAAAAACAATACTTTGAGCAGAGGAGACGGCAACAGCATCAGTTCACGGCTGGGTCTGGGAGCTGTAGTAATGATAGAAACAGTAGTAATCAACACCAATCTTTGGATATTCTCAATTTCATCAACTTGTCAACTCCTGCTACTCCTGAATGCAAACCTTCTCGTCCAGAAGATG TGAAAGAAGTAGTGGAAGATCGGGATGCTAGTTTCTACAGTCTGAAGGACAACATTACAGGAGTAG GAAGTTCATTTAACAATAAAGCAGAAACTAGTTCCTCAAAGAG GATTTCGCTTAGTCTCCCTGACAACCAGACAAATGATTTTAAGAAAGCGAACACAACAGCGGATCTGATGGGCGGCACAGAGCGGA AGTTATCCGTCTTTGATTTGGTTGGTGATGATCACACAACAACCAATCGGAAAGAATGTTCTCCATCTGAGCCTCACATGGCATTTTCAGTTGAAG GTTTAGGTAAAATAAACACGGAAACTCCGCCTAATTCTCCACAACCATCAAGCAG AAACTTTTCGTACGGGTGCTCCTCTCCATGGAATGATTCCGGTCAACCGACATCAAACGTCAGGGAAAGGCTCAGCGACTTTGAGAAGGAAAGG GACATCATTGAAAGTAGCAAAATGTTCCAAGATGACAAACATTATAGGTCTCCCATCGACATACAAGCTACATATGGGGGCAGAAGTCAAAAACTGCGCACTTCCACTGATCACTTGCACAAACCATATATCAGCGACTCAAGAGGCTACTTATGTGACACTGCAGATTTCAACAAAAGCAGGGTATTTGATGAAAACGAGTGGAATG ATGACGGGGTGGGCAGATTTTACTGGAAGGACCAACAGCCACGTCAAGAGAACCGTAATTTCAACAATTATGGAAGGCATTACACTGGGAGCCGCTCTTCTGCAGAACACCATGCTACAAAGAAGAG GGATTACCTGGAAACGACCTGGAGGTCCAACATCGAAG GTTCACCAGTTCGAAGACCACAGCGTCTAGAAAGGGCCATCGATCATCCGAGTTTTGAAAAGGAAAC AACCCTCGACTTTAACTTTGACAAAGTATTTGACCCACCGGTTTGGTCATCCGTTGTACTTGAGGAAGACAAAGACAGCCATAGCTTGCGTAG TGAAGAATCTTGCTCGTCTAGTGCAG TTTGGGCCAATGAAACCTCCATTTCACATGAGACCAATACAAGACAGAGGAAAGGGGAAACTGATTCTTTTTGCAACCTGGGAAACAAGAAGTATTTGAATAATGGCCTTTCCTATGAATCTTGGGAAGACTGGGATGTGGATGATCAACAACTGAAGAGAAAAGTTGGGTCTGGAAAGCAGGTCAGACTATCAAACCCAGGAATGTTGAGATCTACCAGTCAGAGAGACTCCTCTTCCCGTGGTGGTCTCGACGCCCCTTACAATTGGTTTGCAGAAGGATTTACAGCTGCAGGCATAAGCTCAG ATATTACAACCGAGAGAGACAAACCATATCCTTTCCTAAACCCCGTTGTTGGTAGCTCGCACCGGCGTCAATCTCGAGCCCCTGATTCTATTCCGGAAACATGGGTCCCTAAGTATTCAGCAGAAGGCAGTGGATATGGTGATGATGAACACAACTACATGAACTGTGTATCAGCAAACCATAAATCTAAACTAGCAGGAGACGTATGCAGTTTTGGGAGTGATACGTTATCAGAGAACGATAATGAACAAAGCAAAGAAGTGAATGATCCAAAAAATCAGGGAGATGAGACCTCATCATCCGTTGCAAAGAGCCTCTCAGACGAAAATGAGTATGTACG ATGTAACCCGAACAAGGAGGTTGTGAAAGCTCGGCATCAAGGAAACAGAG GTGGAGAAAAGACAAGTAGAGACTCGCACCAACAAATGATAATGCTGGAAAGACGCACGCTTCAATTCGTTTGTTTAAACAAGACATTGCTCCTTGACTCTTTAAAAACTTAG
- the LOC106336948 gene encoding uncharacterized protein LOC106336948 isoform X2: protein MLQWMGGSRRKVAASHTSVKKRQKQYFEQRRRQQHQFTAGSGSCSNDRNSSNQHQSLDILNFINLSTPATPECKPSRPEDVKEVVEDRDASFYSLKDNITGVGSSFNNKAETSSSKRISLSLPDNQTNDFKKANTTADLMGGTERKLSVFDLVGDDHTTTNRKECSPSEPHMAFSVEGLGKINTETPPNSPQPSSRNFSYGCSSPWNDSGQPTSNVRERLSDFEKDIIESSKMFQDDKHYRSPIDIQATYGGRSQKLRTSTDHLHKPYISDSRGYLCDTADFNKSRVFDENEWNAKPTFLDDGVGRFYWKDQQPRQENRNFNNYGRHYTGSRSSAEHHATKKRDYLETTWRSNIEGSPVRRPQRLERAIDHPSFEKETTLDFNFDKVFDPPVWSSVVLEEDKDSHSLRSEESCSSSAVWANETSISHETNTRQRKGETDSFCNLGNKKYLNNGLSYESWEDWDVDDQQLKRKVGSGKQVRLSNPGMLRSTSQRDSSSRGGLDAPYNWFAEGFTAAGISSDITTERDKPYPFLNPVVGSSHRRQSRAPDSIPETWVPKYSAEGSGYGDDEHNYMNCVSANHKSKLAGDVCSFGSDTLSENDNEQSKEVNDPKNQGDETSSSVAKSLSDENEYVRCNPNKEVVKARHQGNRGGEKTSRDSHQQMIMLERRTLQFVCLNKTLLLDSLKT from the exons ATGCTTCAATGGATGGGAGGATCGAGGCGGAAAGTAGCCGCT TCGCATACATCGGTGAAGAAGAG GCAAAAACAATACTTTGAGCAGAGGAGACGGCAACAGCATCAGTTCACGGCTGGGTCTGGGAGCTGTAGTAATGATAGAAACAGTAGTAATCAACACCAATCTTTGGATATTCTCAATTTCATCAACTTGTCAACTCCTGCTACTCCTGAATGCAAACCTTCTCGTCCAGAAGATG TGAAAGAAGTAGTGGAAGATCGGGATGCTAGTTTCTACAGTCTGAAGGACAACATTACAGGAGTAG GAAGTTCATTTAACAATAAAGCAGAAACTAGTTCCTCAAAGAG GATTTCGCTTAGTCTCCCTGACAACCAGACAAATGATTTTAAGAAAGCGAACACAACAGCGGATCTGATGGGCGGCACAGAGCGGA AGTTATCCGTCTTTGATTTGGTTGGTGATGATCACACAACAACCAATCGGAAAGAATGTTCTCCATCTGAGCCTCACATGGCATTTTCAGTTGAAG GTTTAGGTAAAATAAACACGGAAACTCCGCCTAATTCTCCACAACCATCAAGCAG AAACTTTTCGTACGGGTGCTCCTCTCCATGGAATGATTCCGGTCAACCGACATCAAACGTCAGGGAAAGGCTCAGCGACTTTGAGAAG GACATCATTGAAAGTAGCAAAATGTTCCAAGATGACAAACATTATAGGTCTCCCATCGACATACAAGCTACATATGGGGGCAGAAGTCAAAAACTGCGCACTTCCACTGATCACTTGCACAAACCATATATCAGCGACTCAAGAGGCTACTTATGTGACACTGCAGATTTCAACAAAAGCAGGGTATTTGATGAAAACGAGTGGAATG CTAAACCCACCTTTCTAGATGACGGGGTGGGCAGATTTTACTGGAAGGACCAACAGCCACGTCAAGAGAACCGTAATTTCAACAATTATGGAAGGCATTACACTGGGAGCCGCTCTTCTGCAGAACACCATGCTACAAAGAAGAG GGATTACCTGGAAACGACCTGGAGGTCCAACATCGAAG GTTCACCAGTTCGAAGACCACAGCGTCTAGAAAGGGCCATCGATCATCCGAGTTTTGAAAAGGAAAC AACCCTCGACTTTAACTTTGACAAAGTATTTGACCCACCGGTTTGGTCATCCGTTGTACTTGAGGAAGACAAAGACAGCCATAGCTTGCGTAG TGAAGAATCTTGCTCGTCTAGTGCAG TTTGGGCCAATGAAACCTCCATTTCACATGAGACCAATACAAGACAGAGGAAAGGGGAAACTGATTCTTTTTGCAACCTGGGAAACAAGAAGTATTTGAATAATGGCCTTTCCTATGAATCTTGGGAAGACTGGGATGTGGATGATCAACAACTGAAGAGAAAAGTTGGGTCTGGAAAGCAGGTCAGACTATCAAACCCAGGAATGTTGAGATCTACCAGTCAGAGAGACTCCTCTTCCCGTGGTGGTCTCGACGCCCCTTACAATTGGTTTGCAGAAGGATTTACAGCTGCAGGCATAAGCTCAG ATATTACAACCGAGAGAGACAAACCATATCCTTTCCTAAACCCCGTTGTTGGTAGCTCGCACCGGCGTCAATCTCGAGCCCCTGATTCTATTCCGGAAACATGGGTCCCTAAGTATTCAGCAGAAGGCAGTGGATATGGTGATGATGAACACAACTACATGAACTGTGTATCAGCAAACCATAAATCTAAACTAGCAGGAGACGTATGCAGTTTTGGGAGTGATACGTTATCAGAGAACGATAATGAACAAAGCAAAGAAGTGAATGATCCAAAAAATCAGGGAGATGAGACCTCATCATCCGTTGCAAAGAGCCTCTCAGACGAAAATGAGTATGTACG ATGTAACCCGAACAAGGAGGTTGTGAAAGCTCGGCATCAAGGAAACAGAG GTGGAGAAAAGACAAGTAGAGACTCGCACCAACAAATGATAATGCTGGAAAGACGCACGCTTCAATTCGTTTGTTTAAACAAGACATTGCTCCTTGACTCTTTAAAAACTTAG
- the LOC106336948 gene encoding uncharacterized protein LOC106336948 isoform X1 — MLQWMGGSRRKVAASHTSVKKRQKQYFEQRRRQQHQFTAGSGSCSNDRNSSNQHQSLDILNFINLSTPATPECKPSRPEDVKEVVEDRDASFYSLKDNITGVGSSFNNKAETSSSKRISLSLPDNQTNDFKKANTTADLMGGTERKLSVFDLVGDDHTTTNRKECSPSEPHMAFSVEGLGKINTETPPNSPQPSSRNFSYGCSSPWNDSGQPTSNVRERLSDFEKERDIIESSKMFQDDKHYRSPIDIQATYGGRSQKLRTSTDHLHKPYISDSRGYLCDTADFNKSRVFDENEWNAKPTFLDDGVGRFYWKDQQPRQENRNFNNYGRHYTGSRSSAEHHATKKRDYLETTWRSNIEGSPVRRPQRLERAIDHPSFEKETTLDFNFDKVFDPPVWSSVVLEEDKDSHSLRSEESCSSSAVWANETSISHETNTRQRKGETDSFCNLGNKKYLNNGLSYESWEDWDVDDQQLKRKVGSGKQVRLSNPGMLRSTSQRDSSSRGGLDAPYNWFAEGFTAAGISSDITTERDKPYPFLNPVVGSSHRRQSRAPDSIPETWVPKYSAEGSGYGDDEHNYMNCVSANHKSKLAGDVCSFGSDTLSENDNEQSKEVNDPKNQGDETSSSVAKSLSDENEYVRCNPNKEVVKARHQGNRGGEKTSRDSHQQMIMLERRTLQFVCLNKTLLLDSLKT; from the exons ATGCTTCAATGGATGGGAGGATCGAGGCGGAAAGTAGCCGCT TCGCATACATCGGTGAAGAAGAG GCAAAAACAATACTTTGAGCAGAGGAGACGGCAACAGCATCAGTTCACGGCTGGGTCTGGGAGCTGTAGTAATGATAGAAACAGTAGTAATCAACACCAATCTTTGGATATTCTCAATTTCATCAACTTGTCAACTCCTGCTACTCCTGAATGCAAACCTTCTCGTCCAGAAGATG TGAAAGAAGTAGTGGAAGATCGGGATGCTAGTTTCTACAGTCTGAAGGACAACATTACAGGAGTAG GAAGTTCATTTAACAATAAAGCAGAAACTAGTTCCTCAAAGAG GATTTCGCTTAGTCTCCCTGACAACCAGACAAATGATTTTAAGAAAGCGAACACAACAGCGGATCTGATGGGCGGCACAGAGCGGA AGTTATCCGTCTTTGATTTGGTTGGTGATGATCACACAACAACCAATCGGAAAGAATGTTCTCCATCTGAGCCTCACATGGCATTTTCAGTTGAAG GTTTAGGTAAAATAAACACGGAAACTCCGCCTAATTCTCCACAACCATCAAGCAG AAACTTTTCGTACGGGTGCTCCTCTCCATGGAATGATTCCGGTCAACCGACATCAAACGTCAGGGAAAGGCTCAGCGACTTTGAGAAGGAAAGG GACATCATTGAAAGTAGCAAAATGTTCCAAGATGACAAACATTATAGGTCTCCCATCGACATACAAGCTACATATGGGGGCAGAAGTCAAAAACTGCGCACTTCCACTGATCACTTGCACAAACCATATATCAGCGACTCAAGAGGCTACTTATGTGACACTGCAGATTTCAACAAAAGCAGGGTATTTGATGAAAACGAGTGGAATG CTAAACCCACCTTTCTAGATGACGGGGTGGGCAGATTTTACTGGAAGGACCAACAGCCACGTCAAGAGAACCGTAATTTCAACAATTATGGAAGGCATTACACTGGGAGCCGCTCTTCTGCAGAACACCATGCTACAAAGAAGAG GGATTACCTGGAAACGACCTGGAGGTCCAACATCGAAG GTTCACCAGTTCGAAGACCACAGCGTCTAGAAAGGGCCATCGATCATCCGAGTTTTGAAAAGGAAAC AACCCTCGACTTTAACTTTGACAAAGTATTTGACCCACCGGTTTGGTCATCCGTTGTACTTGAGGAAGACAAAGACAGCCATAGCTTGCGTAG TGAAGAATCTTGCTCGTCTAGTGCAG TTTGGGCCAATGAAACCTCCATTTCACATGAGACCAATACAAGACAGAGGAAAGGGGAAACTGATTCTTTTTGCAACCTGGGAAACAAGAAGTATTTGAATAATGGCCTTTCCTATGAATCTTGGGAAGACTGGGATGTGGATGATCAACAACTGAAGAGAAAAGTTGGGTCTGGAAAGCAGGTCAGACTATCAAACCCAGGAATGTTGAGATCTACCAGTCAGAGAGACTCCTCTTCCCGTGGTGGTCTCGACGCCCCTTACAATTGGTTTGCAGAAGGATTTACAGCTGCAGGCATAAGCTCAG ATATTACAACCGAGAGAGACAAACCATATCCTTTCCTAAACCCCGTTGTTGGTAGCTCGCACCGGCGTCAATCTCGAGCCCCTGATTCTATTCCGGAAACATGGGTCCCTAAGTATTCAGCAGAAGGCAGTGGATATGGTGATGATGAACACAACTACATGAACTGTGTATCAGCAAACCATAAATCTAAACTAGCAGGAGACGTATGCAGTTTTGGGAGTGATACGTTATCAGAGAACGATAATGAACAAAGCAAAGAAGTGAATGATCCAAAAAATCAGGGAGATGAGACCTCATCATCCGTTGCAAAGAGCCTCTCAGACGAAAATGAGTATGTACG ATGTAACCCGAACAAGGAGGTTGTGAAAGCTCGGCATCAAGGAAACAGAG GTGGAGAAAAGACAAGTAGAGACTCGCACCAACAAATGATAATGCTGGAAAGACGCACGCTTCAATTCGTTTGTTTAAACAAGACATTGCTCCTTGACTCTTTAAAAACTTAG